In the genome of Streptomyces racemochromogenes, one region contains:
- a CDS encoding N-acetylmuramic acid 6-phosphate etherase, translating into MTAPASHAPGRPLRAAYVFDRTLTALTESERDRMLTEYAASGLNALITKAESVTPELARACRTAGLSLLGSVACFSDHARPAAEQRPNLYPVSGDGRPWQRMEWYTGLVPTDQAYITELADRCGLLAVSPLLDGLVLDFLRWPLHWELELRPGAAPRRSSYDPHTLDDFTRRTGIALPSGSPSAKAGHLHAHHEEAWHRYRCEVITDVTRRLTDAIRSARPGLWTGLFLVPAEDGEQRRRLVGQCVAELAPLVDAVLPMSYHAILHREPAFVGLVARSVRTDSGPTAVVPMVQTTNSPVLARGADWGPEITVTDLVGAVRSALDASGDGGLCLFPGEGLDGTGLPLLAEHLRTEDGREHPPLPPTERRNPATVGIDRLPTDELLRAINAEDARVPAAVARALPTLALAVDAAVAALRAGGRVHYVGAGSSGRYAVLDAAELAPTYGLEPGRIVAHLAGGPTALAHAAENAEDDEAAGRRALAQVTARDVVLGLAASGRTPYVAGALAAARAAAATTVLVSCNPDAPLARTADLHVCTDTGPEAITGSTRMKAGSAQKLVLHSFSTAVMVRLGRTWSNLMTDLAATNAKLAGRKLTLLAQATGADPGTCRAVLQEAGGELKTALVVLLTGADTQEARAALAVHGEVARAAVAALTVRCPGDSAPAT; encoded by the coding sequence GTGACCGCCCCGGCTTCCCATGCGCCCGGACGGCCGCTGCGGGCCGCCTACGTATTCGACCGCACCCTGACCGCGCTCACCGAGAGCGAGCGCGATCGGATGCTCACCGAGTACGCGGCCTCCGGCCTCAACGCCCTGATCACCAAGGCCGAATCCGTCACCCCTGAGCTGGCCCGCGCCTGCCGCACGGCGGGCCTGAGTCTGCTCGGCAGCGTCGCCTGCTTCAGTGACCACGCACGCCCCGCCGCCGAGCAGCGCCCCAACCTGTACCCGGTCTCCGGCGACGGACGGCCATGGCAGCGCATGGAGTGGTACACGGGCCTCGTCCCGACCGATCAGGCGTACATCACCGAACTCGCCGACCGGTGCGGGTTGTTGGCAGTCTCCCCGTTGCTGGACGGGCTGGTGCTGGACTTCCTGCGATGGCCGCTGCACTGGGAGCTGGAGCTTCGCCCCGGCGCCGCACCGCGCCGCTCCTCGTACGATCCGCACACGCTGGACGACTTCACCCGGCGCACCGGCATCGCGCTGCCCAGCGGCTCGCCGTCGGCTAAGGCGGGGCACCTGCACGCCCACCACGAGGAGGCGTGGCACCGGTACCGCTGCGAAGTGATCACCGACGTGACGCGCAGGCTCACCGACGCGATTCGGTCCGCCCGGCCGGGGCTGTGGACCGGCCTCTTCCTGGTCCCCGCGGAGGATGGCGAGCAGCGCCGCCGCCTGGTCGGGCAGTGCGTCGCCGAGCTGGCGCCGCTCGTCGACGCCGTGCTGCCGATGTCTTACCACGCGATCCTGCACCGGGAGCCCGCGTTCGTGGGCCTGGTCGCCCGGTCTGTGCGTACCGACAGCGGTCCGACGGCCGTGGTGCCGATGGTACAGACGACCAACTCGCCCGTGCTCGCCCGAGGTGCCGACTGGGGGCCGGAGATCACCGTCACCGACCTCGTCGGGGCGGTGCGCTCCGCGCTGGACGCCTCCGGCGACGGCGGCCTGTGCCTGTTCCCCGGTGAGGGGTTGGACGGAACGGGACTGCCACTGCTCGCGGAACACCTGCGGACTGAGGACGGCCGGGAGCATCCTCCGCTGCCGCCGACCGAGCGGCGCAACCCCGCCACCGTCGGCATCGACCGGCTGCCCACGGACGAGCTGCTCCGTGCGATCAACGCGGAGGACGCGCGGGTCCCCGCCGCCGTCGCCCGCGCTCTGCCCACGCTCGCCCTCGCCGTGGACGCGGCCGTGGCGGCGCTCAGGGCGGGCGGCCGAGTCCACTACGTCGGCGCCGGCTCCTCCGGCCGCTACGCCGTTCTCGACGCCGCCGAGCTCGCCCCCACCTACGGGTTGGAACCGGGCAGGATCGTGGCCCATCTGGCCGGCGGGCCGACCGCGCTGGCCCACGCCGCGGAGAACGCCGAGGACGACGAGGCCGCCGGACGCCGGGCGCTGGCCCAGGTCACCGCCCGGGACGTCGTGCTCGGCCTGGCCGCCAGCGGGCGCACCCCGTACGTGGCCGGGGCACTGGCCGCCGCCCGCGCCGCCGCGGCCACCACGGTCCTGGTCAGCTGCAACCCCGACGCGCCGCTCGCACGTACCGCCGACCTGCACGTCTGCACCGACACCGGGCCGGAGGCCATCACCGGCTCGACCCGGATGAAGGCTGGCAGCGCACAGAAGCTGGTGCTGCACAGCTTCTCCACCGCCGTCATGGTCCGGCTCGGGCGGACCTGGTCCAACCTGATGACGGATCTGGCGGCGACCAACGCCAAGCTGGCCGGCCGCAAGCTCACCCTGCTCGCCCAGGCGACCGGCGCGGATCCCGGGACCTGCCGTGCCGTACTGCAAGAAGCCGGGGGCGAGCTCAAGACCGCCCTGGTGGTGCTGCTGACGGGGGCCGATACGCAGGAGGCACGCGCCGCGCTGGCGGTACACGGCGAGGTGGCACGGGCGGCCGTGGCCGCGCTGACGGTCCGATGTCCCGGGGACTCCGCACCCGCGACCTGA
- a CDS encoding family 20 glycosylhydrolase — MSLPPHALRRHAPGTRPLLAGLLVTLLLIATSALTAPAPALAASTGVNSAPAVTPALRQWTGGAGQFTFTETSRIVLDPATADLSTSGATSERLSTRTLAQVADRFAADLAAVTGRTPPVARTSAPVAGDVVLAVAADAGLGTEGYALTATDTRVTLSAPTSSGVFYGTRTLLQMLRLGPGIPQGAARDWPGVAYRAEHFDVSRRYMAPADIEDEIRRASWHKVNTIQLMFNQANAFRLHSPAYAALAPTDPAQRYSQADIARIEEVAAQYHVVIVPEIQGPTKAQPYAAFGGTDRSLAARCGDPGTLDFTDPAATAWMQGMLGEFIGWFQGPYVHLGNDEVPAALADCPYIKSKLTAAAPTMADLQEQFITAERSTVRAHGKRAVIWVNGTAIRPATDVLIMNFGSTAVSATMRSLGYDVVDSAYRTGPYTRFYISPADYESKVVPRGDIYDWTPVSDPRNAGQVLAAWGDDLYFSQTDYYLDQFDGRRAELGERTWNPDPAARSYAAFTQDLRAIGDEPATSPRTPPAPTTDGAPVHTWTFDSPYTPSAATHYPGDWKLTLPDTTGTLHANGSLYPPQYPATGHNGNGLGFTSGSGQTLSIGGRAVQGPWTLSLWAKRTGDATDTVLLRDTDTAIKVEQTGSDHRLGLTAYGIGDYTFDYSLPLGQWTHLTLVSTGSGTTLYANGAPAAALPQTIALPLGGFGGKRPFTGVIDEVQLYRQALTAAEVAERYAQATGGANLALKRPVTASSTYRAGVEPAYAVDGSGTTRWSSNRTDPQWLQVDLGAPTAIGRVRIEWEAAYGKAYQIQVSDDAVHWTTVYATTTADGGTDEITGLGAHGRHVRLYGTARGTQYGYSVWEFQVHAA; from the coding sequence ATGTCCCTACCCCCGCACGCCCTGCGCCGGCACGCCCCCGGCACCCGCCCGCTGCTGGCCGGCCTCCTCGTCACCCTGCTGCTGATCGCGACGAGCGCACTGACCGCTCCCGCGCCTGCCCTCGCGGCCTCCACGGGAGTCAACTCCGCTCCCGCCGTCACCCCGGCCCTGCGCCAGTGGACCGGCGGCGCCGGGCAGTTCACGTTCACGGAGACGTCCCGGATCGTGCTGGACCCCGCCACCGCGGACCTCTCCACCAGCGGCGCTACCTCGGAGCGCCTGTCGACCCGTACGCTGGCGCAGGTCGCCGACCGGTTCGCGGCCGACCTGGCCGCGGTCACGGGGCGCACCCCGCCGGTGGCCCGCACCTCCGCACCCGTCGCGGGCGACGTCGTACTCGCCGTGGCGGCCGACGCCGGGCTCGGCACCGAAGGCTACGCCCTGACCGCCACGGACACCCGGGTCACCCTCAGCGCCCCCACGTCCTCCGGCGTGTTCTACGGAACCCGCACCCTGCTGCAGATGCTGCGCCTGGGACCCGGCATCCCCCAGGGCGCCGCCCGTGACTGGCCCGGGGTGGCCTACCGGGCCGAGCACTTCGACGTCAGCCGCCGTTACATGGCACCCGCCGACATCGAGGACGAGATCCGCCGGGCCTCCTGGCACAAGGTCAACACCATCCAGCTGATGTTCAACCAAGCCAACGCCTTCCGGTTGCACAGCCCCGCCTATGCCGCGCTCGCCCCGACCGATCCGGCCCAGCGCTACAGCCAGGCCGACATCGCCCGGATCGAGGAGGTGGCCGCCCAGTACCACGTGGTGATCGTGCCTGAGATCCAGGGACCGACCAAGGCCCAGCCGTACGCGGCCTTCGGCGGCACCGACCGGTCGCTCGCCGCCCGTTGCGGGGATCCCGGCACCCTGGACTTCACCGACCCGGCGGCGACCGCCTGGATGCAGGGCATGCTGGGCGAGTTCATCGGCTGGTTCCAGGGCCCCTACGTCCACCTCGGCAACGACGAGGTACCTGCCGCCCTGGCCGACTGCCCCTACATCAAGTCCAAGTTGACCGCTGCCGCGCCCACCATGGCCGACCTCCAGGAACAGTTCATCACGGCCGAGCGGTCCACCGTACGGGCCCACGGCAAGCGCGCCGTGATCTGGGTCAACGGCACCGCCATCCGGCCCGCCACCGACGTCCTGATCATGAATTTCGGCAGTACCGCCGTCTCCGCCACGATGCGTTCGCTCGGCTACGACGTGGTCGACTCCGCCTACCGCACCGGCCCGTACACCCGCTTCTACATCTCCCCGGCCGACTACGAGAGCAAGGTCGTGCCGCGCGGCGACATATACGACTGGACCCCGGTCTCCGATCCGCGCAACGCCGGCCAGGTCCTCGCCGCCTGGGGTGACGACCTGTACTTCAGTCAGACGGACTACTACCTCGACCAGTTCGACGGCCGCCGCGCCGAACTCGGCGAGCGCACCTGGAACCCCGACCCCGCCGCACGCAGCTACGCGGCCTTCACCCAGGACCTCCGGGCCATCGGGGACGAGCCCGCCACCTCGCCCCGCACCCCGCCGGCGCCGACCACCGACGGCGCACCCGTCCACACGTGGACCTTCGACAGCCCGTACACACCGAGCGCCGCGACCCACTACCCCGGCGACTGGAAGCTCACGCTGCCCGACACCACCGGCACCCTCCACGCCAACGGCTCGCTCTACCCGCCCCAGTACCCTGCCACCGGACACAACGGCAACGGCCTCGGCTTCACATCCGGCAGCGGCCAGACGCTCAGCATCGGCGGCCGGGCCGTCCAGGGGCCCTGGACGCTCTCCCTTTGGGCCAAGCGCACCGGCGACGCCACCGACACCGTGCTGCTGCGCGACACCGACACCGCCATCAAGGTCGAGCAGACGGGCAGCGACCACCGGCTGGGCCTCACCGCGTACGGCATCGGCGACTACACCTTCGACTACTCACTGCCGCTGGGGCAGTGGACCCACCTGACCCTCGTCTCCACCGGCAGCGGCACCACCCTCTACGCCAACGGCGCCCCTGCCGCCGCCCTCCCGCAGACCATCGCGCTCCCCCTCGGCGGCTTCGGCGGCAAGCGCCCGTTCACCGGCGTCATCGACGAGGTCCAGTTGTACCGCCAGGCCCTGACCGCCGCCGAGGTCGCCGAGCGCTACGCCCAGGCCACCGGCGGCGCCAACCTCGCCCTGAAACGGCCCGTCACCGCATCCAGCACCTACCGCGCCGGGGTCGAACCCGCCTACGCCGTCGACGGATCCGGTACGACCCGGTGGTCGAGCAACCGCACCGACCCCCAGTGGCTCCAGGTCGACCTGGGCGCCCCGACGGCCATCGGCCGCGTTCGGATCGAGTGGGAAGCCGCCTACGGCAAGGCCTACCAGATCCAGGTCTCCGACGACGCAGTCCACTGGACCACCGTGTACGCGACCACCACCGCCGACGGCGGGACGGACGAGATCACCGGACTGGGCGCCCACGGACGCCACGTCCGCCTCTACGGCACCGCCCGGGGTACCCAGTACGGCTACTCCGTCTGGGAGTTCCAGGTCCACGCAGCCTGA
- a CDS encoding ABC transporter substrate-binding protein, giving the protein MSTFPAVRRFAPVFVAAVLSLTGCSTTTGQAGSGVAPAPKEALPATVPNGTELRIGDQNAQLEVLLRSSGQDQDAPYELGYNAFQGGPAILEAFRGGSLDVGIVSETPAIFAQAARQDVKIVGVAQTSRSAVHLVTAPGTTAQTVAELKGKKIAYTEGTTFQPAVLNALKRGGLKTTDVTLVNLQVLDIPAALQSGQVDAAALTEPLASKYLLPNAEKGAHEITDDKDLTSGLLLLITPGKTLQDPAKAAALRDFSARWTKALGWQNTHKDQWVQDYYVKKQNIPTDTGGRIFANTGTAAFPAYAEAVAAHQAIADLLSEAGAIPGKLDVTGEFDRRFEEVQRQARTTSG; this is encoded by the coding sequence TTGTCCACCTTCCCCGCCGTACGCCGCTTCGCGCCCGTATTCGTTGCCGCCGTCCTCTCCCTCACCGGGTGCTCCACCACCACTGGGCAGGCCGGGAGCGGTGTTGCGCCCGCCCCGAAGGAGGCGCTGCCCGCCACCGTCCCGAACGGCACCGAACTGCGGATCGGCGACCAGAACGCCCAGTTGGAGGTGCTCCTCAGATCCTCCGGCCAGGACCAGGACGCTCCGTACGAGCTCGGCTACAACGCCTTCCAGGGCGGGCCCGCCATCCTGGAAGCATTCCGCGGCGGCTCCCTCGACGTCGGCATCGTCTCCGAGACGCCGGCCATCTTCGCCCAGGCAGCCCGCCAGGACGTCAAGATCGTCGGCGTGGCACAGACCAGCCGCAGCGCCGTCCACCTGGTCACCGCGCCCGGCACCACGGCGCAGACCGTCGCCGAGCTCAAGGGCAAGAAGATCGCGTACACCGAGGGCACCACCTTCCAGCCCGCCGTGCTGAACGCCCTGAAGAGGGGCGGCCTCAAGACCACCGACGTCACCCTGGTCAACCTCCAGGTCCTGGACATCCCCGCCGCCCTGCAGAGCGGCCAGGTCGACGCGGCGGCCCTCACCGAGCCGCTCGCCTCCAAGTACCTGCTCCCCAACGCCGAGAAGGGCGCCCACGAGATCACCGACGACAAGGACCTGACCAGCGGGCTGCTGTTGCTCATCACCCCGGGCAAGACGCTCCAGGACCCGGCGAAGGCCGCCGCCCTGCGTGACTTCTCCGCCCGCTGGACGAAGGCGCTCGGTTGGCAGAACACCCACAAGGACCAGTGGGTGCAGGACTACTACGTCAAGAAGCAGAACATCCCCACCGACACGGGTGGGCGGATCTTCGCGAACACCGGAACGGCGGCGTTCCCCGCCTACGCCGAAGCCGTCGCCGCCCACCAGGCCATCGCCGACCTGCTCTCCGAAGCGGGCGCGATCCCCGGAAAGCTCGATGTCACCGGCGAGTTCGACCGCCGCTTCGAGGAGGTCCAGCGGCAGGCGCGTACCACGTCCGGCTGA